A window from Cryptomeria japonica chromosome 1, Sugi_1.0, whole genome shotgun sequence encodes these proteins:
- the LOC131065386 gene encoding UDP-glycosyltransferase 92A1: MASSAAKNPWGEHMQKRHVVMFPFMAQGHIIPFLQLSYLLAARTRFTITIVSTPLNVQALTPTIQSARQKDSFLDIRLAELPFSSADHGLPPRTENTDSLALPQFLNLMEATEKLQPHFENLIRRMCAEDGCAPLCIISDMFLGWTLDVADMFAIPRICFLTCGVYGTLIFYSLWNHLPHTKTDSEEFTLPDLPHVLLHRSQLSPTIKRASRTDRMSLFQSRQIPHNMRSWGIVCNSFDQLEHDHLEHLRKSTGRPVWAVGPVLPAELLSSTRSHAVCDQLLKGKEADSDAISCLRWLDSQNVSSVLYISFGSQSTISASNMKELALGLESSGQPFIWVVRPPLGLSLTAEFSSEFLPQGFEERIKAKNQGLIIKKWAPQRVILSHPSTGGFVSHCGWNSTMESLSQGVPIIGWPMAAEQFFNSKLLEEEVGVCVEMCRGSEGELTKEKVERTVKMLMTEEKGGGIRERAVAMRDAARKAVRDSGDGTKKGSSMRDLDDMIQNILNTSCGSQSL; the protein is encoded by the coding sequence ATGGCGTCTTCTGCTGCCAAAAATCCTTGGGGCGAGCACATGCAGAAGCGTCATGTGGTGATGTTTCCATTCATGGCGCAGGGCCACATCATTCCCTTCCTCCAACTCTCCTACCTTCTTGCTGCTCGAACCAGATTCACCATCACCATCGTTAGCACTCCTCTCAACGTTCAGGCCTTAACACCCACCATTCAATCTGCTCGCCAAAAAGACTCCTTCCTTGACATACGCTTAGCGGAGCTCCCTTTCTCCAGTGCCGATCATGGCTTACCACCGCGCACAGAGAACACTGACTCGCTGGCTTTGCCACAGTTCCTTAATCTCATGGAAGCCACAGAGAAATTACAGCCCCATTTTGAGAATCTGATCCGCAGGATGTGTGCAGAAGATGGGTGCGCTCCACTGTGCATCATCAGCGACATGTTCCTCGGCTGGACCCTCGATGTCGCCGACATGTTTGCAATACCCAGAATCTGCTTCCTCACCTGCGGCGTCTATGGAACCTTAATATTTTACTCTCTGTGGAATCATTTGCCCCATACCAAGACTGACTCAGAAGAGTTTACTCTCCCAGATTTGCCTCACGTTTTGCTGCACCGATCTCAACTTTCCCCTACCATAAAAAGGGCATCAAGAACCGATAGGATGAGCTTGTTTCAATCTCGCCAAATACCCCACAATATGCGCAGCTGGGGAATTGTCTGCAATTCTTTCGATCAACTCGAGCACGATCATTTGGAACACCTCAGAAAATCCACCGGCAGACCTGTCTGGGCGGTTGGCCCTGTCCTTCCTGCAGAACTTCTGTCTTCCACTCGATCTCATGCTGTCTGTGATCAGTTATTGAAAGGTAAGGAAGCAGACAGCGATGCAATTTCCTGCTTGCGTTGGCTCGATTCTCAGAATGTTTCCAGTGTGCTCTACATTTCCTTTGGCTCGCAGAGTACGATCTCTGCGTCCAATATGAAAGAACTGGCACTGGGTTTGGAATCAAGTGGGCAACCCTTCATATGGGTAGTAAGGCCGCCGCTGGGCTTATCTTTGACTGCGGAGTTTTCCTCAGAGTTTCTTCCGCAAGGGTTCGAAGAGCGAATCAAGGCCAAAAATCAGGGATTGATTATTAAAAAATGGGCGCCTCAACGTGTGATTCTCTCCCACCCTTCCACCGGAGGATTTGTGAGCCACTGTGGATGGAATTCGACGATGGAGAGTCTGAGCCAGGGCGTTCCCATCATTGGATGGCCTATGGCAGCAGAGCAGTTTTTCAATTCGAAGCTTCTAGAGGAGGAGGTCGGCGTTTGTGTGGAGATGTGCAGAGGAAGCGAGGGGGAATTGACGAAGGAGAAGGTGGAGAGGACGGTAAAGATGTTGATGACGGAAGAGAAAGGTGGTGGAATAAGAGAAAGAGCTGTGGCCATGAGAGATGCTGCGAGAAAAGCAGTAAGAGACAGTGGAGATGGAACCAAGAAAGGCTCTTCCATGCGTGACCTTGACGACATGATACAAAATATTCTAAACACTTCTTGTGGTTCTCAATCCTTGTAA